Proteins encoded within one genomic window of Pigmentiphaga sp. H8:
- the nuoF gene encoding NADH-quinone oxidoreductase subunit NuoF — protein sequence MSVAEPVISTAFHNRHIDPQIMAGLDGSNWRLNDYVARGGYEALRKILSTGMTPEQVIAEVKSSGLRGRGGAGFPTGLKWSFMPRTFPGQKYLVCNSDEGEPGTFKDRDILRYNPHIVIEGMAIAAYAMGISVGYNYIHGEIFEVYERFEEALEEARAAGFLGNNILGSNFSFQLHGHHGYGAYICGEETALLESLEGKKGQPRFKPPFPASFGLYGKPTTINNTETFAAVPWIIRHGGDAYLQVGKPNNGGTKLYSVSGDVEYPGNFEVPMGTPFSKLLELAGGVRGGRKLKAVIPGGSSAPVVPAHIMMDCTMDYDSIAKAGSMLGSGAVIVMDETRCMVKSLLRLSYFYFEESCGQCTPCREGTGWLYRVVQRIESGKGRPEDLDLLDSVAGNIMGRTICALGDAAAMPVRGFLKHYRDEFMYHIEHKHCLVPEYL from the coding sequence ATGAGCGTGGCCGAACCGGTCATCAGCACGGCGTTCCACAACCGCCACATCGACCCGCAGATCATGGCGGGGCTGGACGGCAGCAACTGGCGCCTGAACGACTACGTCGCGCGCGGCGGCTACGAGGCCCTGCGCAAGATCCTGTCCACCGGCATGACGCCCGAGCAGGTCATCGCCGAGGTCAAGTCCTCGGGACTGCGCGGCCGTGGCGGCGCGGGCTTCCCGACCGGCCTGAAGTGGAGCTTCATGCCGCGCACCTTCCCGGGCCAGAAGTACCTGGTCTGCAACTCCGACGAAGGCGAGCCGGGCACGTTCAAGGATCGCGACATCCTGCGCTACAACCCGCACATCGTGATCGAGGGCATGGCCATCGCCGCCTACGCGATGGGCATTTCCGTGGGCTACAACTACATCCACGGCGAGATCTTCGAGGTGTACGAGCGTTTCGAGGAAGCGCTGGAAGAGGCGCGCGCCGCCGGCTTCCTGGGCAACAACATCCTCGGCTCGAATTTCAGCTTCCAGCTGCACGGCCACCACGGCTACGGCGCCTACATCTGCGGCGAGGAAACCGCGCTGCTCGAATCGCTGGAAGGCAAGAAGGGCCAGCCGCGCTTCAAGCCGCCGTTCCCGGCCAGCTTCGGTCTGTACGGCAAGCCCACCACGATCAACAACACCGAGACCTTCGCCGCGGTGCCCTGGATCATCCGCCACGGCGGCGACGCCTACCTGCAGGTGGGCAAGCCCAACAACGGCGGCACCAAGCTGTACTCGGTCTCGGGCGACGTCGAATACCCCGGCAACTTCGAGGTGCCGATGGGTACGCCGTTCTCCAAGCTGCTGGAGCTGGCCGGCGGCGTGCGGGGCGGCCGCAAGTTGAAGGCGGTGATTCCCGGCGGCTCCAGCGCCCCCGTGGTGCCGGCCCATATCATGATGGACTGCACGATGGACTACGACTCGATCGCCAAGGCCGGGTCGATGCTGGGATCGGGCGCGGTCATCGTGATGGACGAAACGCGCTGCATGGTGAAGTCGCTGCTGCGCCTGTCGTATTTCTATTTCGAGGAAAGCTGCGGCCAGTGCACGCCTTGCCGCGAAGGCACGGGCTGGCTGTACCGCGTGGTCCAACGCATCGAGAGCGGCAAGGGCCGTCCGGAAGACCTGGACCTGCTCGATTCGGTGGCCGGCAACATCATGGGCCGCACGATCTGCGCGCTGGGCGATGCCGCGGCCATGCCGGTGCGGGGCTTCCTGAAGCACTATCGCGACGAATTCATGTACCACATCGAGCACAAGCACTGCCTGGTGCCCGAGTACCTGTAG